From a region of the Fusobacterium sp. DD2 genome:
- the rpsR gene encoding 30S ribosomal protein S18: MAEFRRRRARLRVKAEEIDYKNVDLIKRFVSDKGKINPSRVTGANARLQRKIAKAIKRARNIALIPYTRIEK, translated from the coding sequence ATGGCAGAATTCAGAAGAAGAAGAGCTAGATTAAGAGTTAAAGCAGAAGAAATTGATTATAAAAACGTAGATCTTATCAAAAGATTCGTATCTGATAAAGGAAAAATCAATCCTTCAAGAGTAACTGGTGCAAACGCTAGATTACAAAGAAAGATAGCTAAAGCTATAAAAAGAGCTAGAAATATCGCTTTAATTCCTTATACAAGAATTGAAAAATAA